One stretch of Streptomyces zhihengii DNA includes these proteins:
- a CDS encoding RNHCP domain-containing protein — protein sequence MARTNSSRGRSRPQRHKDVLHTQGGHRTGDFRCTSCRLDVSLDAPGTAHRNHCPNCLTSLHVDRKIPGDRDTDCHGRMEALGMSVRPDGEWMIIHQCVSCGELSANRIAGDDNPLALVRLALRPLADPKHAGRALLSL from the coding sequence ATGGCACGCACCAACAGCAGTCGCGGGCGGAGCCGTCCGCAGCGGCACAAGGATGTCCTGCACACGCAGGGCGGGCACCGGACAGGCGACTTCCGGTGCACGTCCTGCCGGCTCGACGTGTCGCTGGACGCACCGGGCACCGCGCACCGCAATCACTGCCCCAACTGCCTGACCAGTCTGCACGTCGACCGGAAGATCCCGGGCGACCGCGACACGGACTGCCACGGCCGGATGGAGGCGCTGGGCATGTCCGTCCGCCCGGACGGCGAATGGATGATCATCCACCAGTGCGTCTCCTGCGGCGAGCTCAGCGCCAACCGCATCGCCGGTGACGACAACCCGCTCGCCCTGGTCCGCCTCGCCCTCAGGCCCCTCGCCGACCCCAAGCACGCCGGCCGCGCCCTGCTCAGCCTGTGA
- a CDS encoding GntR family transcriptional regulator, with protein MIVIDPASAVPPFEQLRAQLAQQILDHTLVVGTRLPTIRRLAADLGLAANTVGRAYRELEEAGLIETRRAAGSFVSAAGENARAQAHRAAADYAAVIARTGIGADEALRIVGAALGHRAAPTLTN; from the coding sequence GTGATCGTCATCGACCCGGCCTCGGCCGTCCCACCCTTCGAGCAGCTCCGCGCCCAGCTCGCCCAGCAGATCCTGGACCACACGCTGGTCGTGGGCACCCGGCTGCCGACCATCCGCCGCCTCGCCGCGGACCTCGGGCTGGCCGCCAACACCGTCGGCCGCGCCTACCGGGAACTTGAGGAGGCAGGGCTGATCGAGACCCGCAGAGCAGCCGGCTCCTTCGTCTCCGCGGCCGGTGAGAACGCACGCGCCCAGGCACATCGCGCGGCTGCCGACTACGCCGCCGTCATCGCCCGCACCGGCATCGGCGCCGATGAGGCCCTCCGCATCGTGGGTGCCGCACTCGGCCACCGCGCGGCACCCACCCTGACGAACTGA
- a CDS encoding cysteine hydrolase, which yields MDIGSAALVVIDMQNGFVNHHSRHAVLAVSDLVAQWSAAGRPVIFTRYFNYPDSPYERFFQWRRLQEAPETDIVPELVEAAAHAHAVVDKTGYTLLTPEAADLIRQAGWTDLVFCGIATESCVLKSAADAFEHGYAPWIVTDASASDAGPEVHDAGLLVARRLIGTGQLVTSDHVIGQLTAYAGAPVLE from the coding sequence ATGGACATCGGCAGCGCCGCGTTGGTCGTGATCGACATGCAGAACGGCTTCGTGAACCACCATAGCCGCCACGCCGTGCTCGCGGTCTCCGACCTGGTCGCCCAGTGGTCCGCCGCGGGCCGACCTGTGATCTTCACCCGGTACTTCAACTATCCGGACAGCCCCTACGAGCGCTTCTTCCAGTGGCGCCGACTCCAGGAAGCGCCCGAGACCGACATCGTCCCCGAGCTCGTCGAGGCCGCCGCCCACGCACACGCGGTCGTCGACAAGACCGGTTACACCCTCCTCACCCCGGAGGCCGCCGATCTGATCCGCCAGGCCGGCTGGACCGACCTCGTCTTCTGCGGGATCGCCACCGAGAGCTGCGTCCTGAAATCCGCTGCCGACGCCTTCGAGCACGGCTACGCACCCTGGATCGTCACCGACGCCTCCGCGAGCGACGCCGGCCCCGAGGTGCATGACGCCGGGCTTCTCGTCGCCCGCCGCCTGATCGGAACCGGCCAACTCGTCACCAGCGACCACGTGATCGGCCAACTCACCGCGTACGCCGGAGCCCCGGTGCTGGAATAG
- a CDS encoding NAD(P)H-dependent oxidoreductase gives MEILWLTAHPEPASLTGHLSREGARAARALGHIVTESDLYAMGWDPVVTAADYPDHTGRLIVADASHEALASGRIAPEVRAEQEKLLRADALVVQFPLWWYGPPAILKGWFDRVLVKGLGYGTGERYGAGALAGKRALTVVTAGARGTSMAPRGIHGSLSQILWPLLHGTYFYTGMSALEPLLIPSADRADEHQAAEAAQRLASRLATLFTEDPLPYRTETGGDYDDDLVLRPHVAPGEVGLEAHEAASRG, from the coding sequence ATGGAGATACTCTGGCTTACCGCGCATCCCGAACCCGCCTCCCTCACCGGCCATCTGAGCAGGGAGGGTGCCCGTGCGGCCCGCGCACTCGGGCACATTGTCACCGAGTCGGATCTCTACGCCATGGGCTGGGATCCCGTCGTCACCGCAGCCGACTACCCGGACCACACCGGCCGCCTGATCGTCGCCGACGCCTCGCATGAGGCCCTGGCTTCGGGGCGCATCGCTCCGGAGGTGCGCGCGGAGCAGGAGAAGCTGCTCCGCGCCGATGCGCTGGTGGTCCAGTTCCCGCTCTGGTGGTACGGCCCGCCGGCGATCCTCAAGGGCTGGTTCGACCGCGTCCTGGTCAAGGGCCTCGGCTACGGCACGGGCGAGCGCTACGGTGCCGGGGCGCTCGCCGGGAAGCGGGCGCTGACCGTGGTCACCGCCGGGGCGCGGGGCACCTCCATGGCGCCGCGCGGCATCCACGGCTCGCTGTCGCAGATCCTCTGGCCGCTGCTGCACGGCACCTATTTCTACACGGGCATGTCGGCTCTGGAGCCCTTGCTGATCCCCTCCGCCGACCGCGCCGACGAGCACCAAGCCGCCGAGGCCGCACAACGGCTGGCGTCCCGCCTCGCGACGCTCTTCACCGAGGACCCGCTGCCCTATCGGACCGAGACGGGCGGTGACTACGACGACGACCTGGTCCTGCGTCCACACGTCGCTCCGGGAGAGGTCGGCCTGGAGGCCCACGAAGCAGCCTCCCGCGGGTGA
- a CDS encoding damage-control phosphatase ARMT1 family protein, whose protein sequence is MTEKTSRSSNDANGAPVILSNEPGSFAWGVLAKRHPALIQQVRDAFPYGREQHEALDALLDEITNGVIEPLAPGEHDRERWADWGQEHFGRSWYDAPFLWAESYFYRRLLGAVGYFGSGPWQGVDPFAPFKRAELRGEAVEEELRALDALASAPADERAAALLHASLWGNRADLGFRVSAGEPAAGDAAASALVADDSALLWQLLPVGGSSTVAVVADNAGRELIPDLILIDHLLEQRHAEQVVLHLKPYPYYVSDAMTVDVVDCLRRLTDAPGQASAIGGRLWKAMAAGSLEVRTHPFFCAPLPYEEMPEDLRGEVESATLTIFKGDLNYRRLVGDQLWDATASFADLTAYFPGAVAALRTLKSDVIVGLEQEALDGLERSGSAWRTSGTHALVQVRR, encoded by the coding sequence ATGACAGAGAAGACCTCCCGCAGCTCGAACGATGCGAATGGAGCACCGGTCATCCTGAGTAACGAGCCCGGCTCGTTCGCCTGGGGCGTGCTGGCCAAGCGCCACCCCGCCCTCATTCAGCAAGTGCGGGACGCCTTCCCGTACGGCCGTGAGCAGCACGAGGCCCTCGACGCCCTGCTGGACGAGATCACCAACGGCGTCATCGAGCCGCTCGCCCCTGGAGAGCACGACCGTGAACGCTGGGCGGACTGGGGACAGGAGCACTTCGGACGCTCCTGGTACGACGCCCCGTTCCTGTGGGCGGAGAGCTACTTCTACCGCAGGCTCCTCGGCGCGGTCGGGTACTTCGGCAGCGGGCCATGGCAGGGAGTCGATCCGTTCGCGCCGTTCAAACGGGCCGAGCTGCGCGGTGAGGCCGTGGAGGAGGAACTACGGGCCCTGGACGCGCTCGCGAGCGCTCCGGCGGACGAGCGGGCTGCTGCCCTGCTCCACGCGTCGCTCTGGGGCAACCGGGCGGACCTCGGCTTCCGCGTCTCGGCGGGGGAGCCGGCAGCCGGTGACGCCGCTGCCTCCGCGCTGGTGGCTGACGACAGCGCCTTGTTGTGGCAGCTGCTGCCCGTCGGGGGCTCCTCGACCGTCGCCGTGGTGGCGGACAATGCGGGGCGCGAGCTGATCCCGGACCTGATCCTCATCGACCACCTCCTCGAACAGCGGCATGCCGAACAGGTCGTGCTCCACCTCAAGCCGTACCCCTACTACGTCTCCGACGCGATGACGGTCGACGTCGTCGACTGCCTCCGCCGCCTCACCGACGCACCCGGCCAAGCCAGTGCGATCGGAGGCCGGCTGTGGAAGGCCATGGCAGCAGGAAGCCTGGAGGTCCGCACCCACCCGTTCTTCTGCGCTCCGCTGCCATACGAGGAGATGCCCGAGGACCTCCGCGGCGAGGTCGAGAGCGCCACGCTCACCATTTTTAAGGGCGACCTCAACTATCGACGCCTGGTGGGCGACCAGCTGTGGGACGCCACAGCGTCTTTCGCCGATCTCACCGCGTACTTCCCGGGGGCCGTCGCAGCGCTCCGGACCCTGAAGTCCGACGTCATCGTCGGTTTGGAGCAGGAAGCGCTGGACGGGCTCGAACGGTCCGGATCTGCCTGGCGAACGAGTGGAACGCACGCGCTGGTCCAGGTGCGACGGTAG
- a CDS encoding FAD-dependent oxidoreductase, with product MKREVRVVVVGAGVAGLTTAVVLAEAGALVHVIAEQVPGVTSLAAGAMWGPYLVEPKDKGDQWGQRSLEIFRRLAEDPSTGVRLTSGIEASRAAEAPPEWATTLPGFRPCEPAELPVGLSAGYRFTVPLIDMPTYLAYLLRRLDAAGGTVDRRRLVSLADAGPAALIVNCTGLGAQELVPDHDLWPIRGQHVVVTNPGLTEFFSEDTGLSQDLLCFYPHGDAVVLGGTAIDGEGSLAPDEKAAAGILARCVEAEPRLAKARVLEHRLGARPTRAMVRVEAERAEDGTVVVHNYGHGGAGVTLSWGCAEEAASLLAADRADRS from the coding sequence TTGAAGCGCGAGGTGCGCGTTGTCGTTGTCGGGGCTGGAGTGGCAGGGCTCACCACCGCTGTCGTCCTGGCCGAGGCCGGAGCCTTGGTGCACGTGATCGCCGAGCAGGTGCCGGGCGTCACCTCGCTGGCGGCCGGGGCGATGTGGGGACCGTACCTGGTCGAGCCGAAGGACAAGGGCGACCAGTGGGGGCAGAGGTCCCTGGAGATCTTCCGCAGATTGGCGGAGGACCCGTCCACGGGCGTCCGGCTCACCAGCGGCATCGAGGCGTCCCGCGCGGCCGAGGCACCACCGGAGTGGGCCACCACCCTGCCCGGCTTCCGGCCGTGCGAGCCGGCCGAACTGCCGGTCGGGTTGTCGGCCGGCTACCGGTTCACGGTGCCGCTGATCGACATGCCCACCTACCTCGCCTACCTTCTGCGCCGGCTCGACGCCGCTGGAGGAACGGTCGACCGGCGGCGCCTGGTCTCGCTCGCGGACGCTGGCCCCGCTGCCTTGATCGTCAACTGCACGGGCCTGGGTGCCCAGGAACTGGTCCCGGACCATGACCTCTGGCCCATCCGCGGCCAGCACGTCGTCGTCACCAACCCGGGGCTGACCGAGTTCTTCTCCGAGGACACCGGCCTCTCACAAGACCTGCTGTGCTTCTACCCCCACGGCGACGCCGTTGTCCTGGGCGGCACCGCCATCGACGGCGAAGGCAGCCTTGCCCCCGACGAGAAGGCGGCAGCCGGAATCCTCGCTCGCTGTGTCGAGGCCGAACCCCGTCTCGCCAAGGCCCGTGTCCTGGAGCACCGGCTCGGCGCCCGGCCGACCCGGGCCATGGTGCGCGTGGAGGCGGAGCGGGCTGAGGACGGCACCGTGGTGGTGCACAATTACGGGCACGGAGGCGCCGGCGTCACGCTCTCGTGGGGCTGCGCTGAAGAGGCTGCGAGCCTCCTGGCCGCCGACAGGGCAGACAGGTCCTGA
- a CDS encoding RNHCP domain-containing protein, with translation MSSHTTTSTLGLSTFACTWCGLTVSACAADGTPRNHCPSCLHSLHLLDHVEGGPSDCEGRMSPIAVAVLRTGDWMVIHRCVRCDELTSNPVCTDDDQLILMRMAVRPLAQPPFPLEAFGTL, from the coding sequence GTGTCCAGCCACACCACCACCAGCACTCTCGGCCTCAGCACCTTCGCCTGCACCTGGTGCGGGCTGACCGTGTCCGCCTGCGCCGCCGACGGCACTCCGCGCAATCACTGCCCGTCCTGCCTGCACTCCCTGCACCTTCTCGACCACGTGGAGGGCGGTCCGAGCGATTGCGAGGGCCGGATGTCCCCGATCGCCGTCGCCGTACTCCGCACAGGCGACTGGATGGTGATCCACCGCTGCGTTCGCTGCGACGAGCTCACCTCGAACCCGGTGTGCACGGACGACGACCAACTGATCCTGATGCGCATGGCGGTCCGCCCGCTGGCCCAACCACCCTTCCCGCTCGAAGCGTTCGGAACCCTCTGA
- a CDS encoding serine hydrolase domain-containing protein gives MARNRTRGTTLPAITAAVVCTALLTVSAPAARADTADEAHPATLAALQAFQARGGPGAAVYAGDGNSSWTLSAGTSTTGANRPVQADEYLRSGSQTKTFTAAVVLQLVDEGKVSPDEPIETYLPGVVTGNGYDGTRITVRHLLQHTSGAAAYTPDPLVNHPAPLPDGTYDLTASIRKGLAFAPVAVPGARYTYSNTNYLVLSLLIERITGQPVHEAVTDRVITPLGLTRTVFAAPGERSLPSPAVRGYHGVRVGGFFVWFPATEADPTLYSGAGAVVSTLEDLSTFYRALIGGRLLSPGMLAEMRAAVDTDTHGSGYGLGLVRVPLTCGGVAWGHDGGAPGFSTMTLVTEDGRHASLVTNVLAQFNAPGSERALLIDTALCEDRPRQP, from the coding sequence ATGGCAAGGAACCGCACGCGCGGGACGACTCTCCCCGCGATCACGGCCGCAGTGGTGTGCACGGCACTGCTGACGGTCTCGGCACCGGCAGCACGCGCCGACACGGCCGACGAGGCGCACCCGGCGACGCTTGCCGCGCTCCAAGCGTTCCAGGCAAGAGGAGGCCCCGGCGCGGCCGTGTACGCGGGGGACGGGAACAGTTCCTGGACACTGTCCGCGGGTACCAGCACCACCGGCGCGAACCGCCCCGTCCAGGCGGACGAGTACCTGCGCTCGGGCAGCCAGACCAAGACCTTCACAGCGGCCGTCGTGCTCCAGCTGGTGGACGAGGGGAAGGTATCGCCGGACGAGCCGATCGAGACGTACCTGCCGGGCGTCGTCACCGGCAACGGCTACGACGGCACCCGGATCACAGTCCGCCATCTGCTCCAGCACACCAGCGGGGCCGCCGCCTACACCCCCGACCCTCTCGTCAACCACCCCGCCCCGCTGCCCGACGGCACCTACGACCTGACGGCCTCGATCCGCAAGGGCCTGGCGTTCGCGCCGGTCGCCGTGCCGGGGGCCCGGTACACGTACTCCAACACCAACTACCTCGTCCTCAGCCTGCTGATCGAGCGGATCACGGGGCAGCCGGTCCACGAGGCCGTCACCGATCGGGTCATCACTCCCCTCGGCCTCACACGCACCGTGTTCGCCGCGCCCGGCGAGCGCTCGCTGCCCTCTCCCGCGGTCAGGGGCTACCACGGGGTGCGGGTCGGAGGGTTCTTCGTGTGGTTCCCCGCGACCGAGGCGGACCCCACCCTCTACAGCGGAGCCGGCGCGGTGGTGTCCACCCTGGAGGACCTGAGCACCTTCTACCGGGCTCTGATCGGCGGCCGGCTCCTCTCCCCCGGGATGCTGGCGGAGATGCGGGCAGCGGTGGACACCGACACGCACGGCAGCGGCTACGGCCTCGGTCTGGTCCGCGTTCCACTGACGTGCGGCGGCGTGGCGTGGGGGCACGACGGCGGCGCCCCGGGCTTCAGCACCATGACGCTGGTGACCGAGGACGGCCGCCACGCGTCGCTGGTGACCAACGTGCTCGCGCAGTTCAACGCCCCGGGCAGCGAGCGGGCGCTGCTGATCGACACCGCGCTGTGCGAGGACCGGCCCCGGCAGCCCTGA
- a CDS encoding IS110 family transposase: MLSSSITSVTLGVDTHADVHVAAALDQLGRRLGTLTVPATPEGYASLESWAANMGIIEQVGLEGTGCYGAGLSRWMRQRGHRVVEVNRPDRQTRRRRGKSDAVDAEAAARAVQAGVATAIPKTGDGAVEMIRTLRVARRSAMKARTQAVNQLKSLIVTAPDTLRERIRGLHRSELIRTVTRWRAGAEPDTLTAVTKLAMKSIALRYQQLSDETSELDRHLHRLVGQAAAELLAVKGLGAGTVAALLIAVGDNPERLRSESAFAHLCGVAPIPASSGKTSRHRLNRGGDRQANHALYMITVTRMAWEPRTRAYVARRTAEGKTKSEIIRCLKRHIAREIYRLLVPRIPVHPPSQRDLATAA, from the coding sequence GTGCTTAGCAGTTCCATCACCAGCGTGACACTCGGAGTCGACACCCACGCCGACGTCCATGTCGCTGCCGCTCTCGACCAGCTCGGCCGCCGGCTGGGCACGCTGACCGTTCCTGCGACGCCAGAGGGATATGCCTCCTTGGAGTCCTGGGCGGCGAACATGGGCATCATCGAGCAGGTGGGCCTGGAGGGCACCGGGTGTTACGGCGCCGGCCTGTCGCGGTGGATGCGGCAGAGGGGCCATCGAGTCGTCGAGGTCAACCGACCCGACCGCCAGACACGACGGCGCCGCGGGAAGTCCGACGCAGTCGACGCCGAAGCCGCCGCACGAGCGGTGCAGGCCGGCGTCGCTACGGCCATACCGAAGACCGGCGATGGTGCCGTCGAGATGATCCGCACCCTCAGGGTCGCCCGCCGCAGCGCAATGAAAGCCCGCACTCAGGCCGTCAACCAGCTCAAGTCCCTGATCGTGACGGCTCCCGACACTCTCCGCGAGCGCATCCGAGGGCTGCACCGGTCGGAGCTGATCCGCACCGTCACACGCTGGCGGGCTGGAGCGGAACCGGACACGCTGACCGCGGTCACCAAGCTGGCGATGAAGTCCATCGCTCTTCGGTATCAACAGCTCAGCGACGAGACCTCAGAGCTCGATCGCCACCTGCACAGGCTCGTCGGCCAGGCAGCAGCCGAGCTCTTGGCCGTCAAGGGGCTCGGCGCCGGGACTGTCGCAGCGCTACTCATCGCCGTCGGCGACAACCCCGAACGCCTCCGGTCCGAGTCGGCCTTCGCGCACCTCTGCGGAGTCGCTCCCATCCCCGCCTCTTCAGGCAAGACCAGCCGCCACCGCCTCAACCGCGGAGGCGACCGGCAAGCCAACCACGCCCTCTACATGATCACGGTCACCCGCATGGCCTGGGAGCCACGCACGCGCGCCTACGTCGCTCGCAGGACAGCCGAAGGCAAGACAAAGTCCGAGATCATCCGCTGTCTGAAACGGCACATCGCCCGTGAGATCTACCGCCTGCTCGTCCCCCGCATCCCGGTCCATCCGCCATCCCAACGAGACCTGGCAACCGCAGCCTGA
- a CDS encoding FAD-dependent oxidoreductase, with protein MADTLYDTDLIIIGGGPAGCAAARMAASVGMRSILVEPDRLCRNLYRIPALNNSLGGHTSGPELADSIVEELKNTELCRLELGRHVTELHADDDRVTITVDTGTRLTAPYAIVATGVGPLQPRDVLWITAPDGLTLSPLWQAEADEAEGSTLLVLGGDRPIGTFLRAHPSTDTRLFVAYPAADEYKIEEIREDPRVTLLPVEHLTLRTGKGIAVSAEAVGWNGERQAITADAAHLSIGNAPTAPSGDLTRGLDGYCPPTDQHPRVIVAGDLRSARFQRIMTALGSGSEAALHAYYAARELLAKG; from the coding sequence ATGGCCGACACGCTGTACGACACCGACCTGATCATCATCGGCGGCGGCCCGGCTGGCTGCGCCGCCGCTCGCATGGCCGCTAGCGTCGGCATGCGCTCGATCCTCGTCGAGCCGGACCGGCTGTGCCGCAACCTCTACCGGATCCCGGCCTTGAACAACTCCCTCGGCGGCCACACCAGCGGCCCCGAGCTCGCTGACTCCATCGTCGAGGAGCTGAAGAACACTGAGCTGTGCCGCCTCGAACTCGGCCGACACGTCACCGAGCTCCACGCCGACGACGACCGGGTGACCATCACGGTGGACACCGGCACCCGTCTCACCGCCCCGTACGCCATCGTCGCCACCGGCGTCGGCCCGCTCCAGCCCCGCGACGTCCTCTGGATCACCGCCCCGGACGGCCTGACCCTGTCCCCGCTCTGGCAGGCCGAGGCGGACGAGGCCGAGGGCAGCACCCTCCTTGTCCTCGGCGGCGACCGCCCGATCGGCACCTTCCTGCGCGCCCACCCGAGCACCGACACTCGCCTGTTTGTGGCGTACCCGGCGGCGGATGAATACAAGATTGAGGAGATCCGCGAGGACCCCCGGGTCACGCTCCTTCCCGTGGAGCACCTGACGCTCCGGACCGGAAAAGGCATCGCGGTGTCGGCGGAAGCGGTGGGGTGGAACGGCGAACGGCAGGCGATCACGGCGGATGCAGCCCACCTCAGCATCGGCAACGCCCCGACCGCCCCGTCCGGCGACCTGACTCGCGGTCTGGACGGATACTGCCCGCCGACCGACCAGCACCCCCGCGTCATTGTGGCCGGCGACCTCCGCTCGGCCCGCTTCCAGCGGATCATGACCGCCTTGGGCTCCGGAAGCGAGGCCGCACTGCACGCCTACTACGCGGCCAGGGAACTTCTCGCCAAGGGCTGA
- a CDS encoding family 43 glycosylhydrolase, with the protein MRQRSVQVIRNPVLAGSHPDPSALRVGDCFYLATSTFEWYPAVRLHQSRDLVRWRPLGGALDAARLLDLTGCPDSGGVWAPNLTFTDGLFHLVFSNVSTYAGGFTDSPNYLTTAPGIEGPWSDPVPLHARGFDASLFHDGPDSWLLNLVHDWRPGHGGSAGLEATRYDRSARRLVGDPVTVVLPPQAGWIEGPNLYRIGGWYYLLTADGGTGYDHQVTVARSRTLTGPYERDPHGPLVTARHRPDLPLQKAGHGSLVETGDGAWFLAYLVARPEGRHGPCVLGRETALASVTWTADGWPRVPDSLPALDVAAPDLGPGDDATGAESDDADEADGFEQPVLGPQWSTLRRPATDDWASLSARPSHLRLHGGRSPQSLTGPSLVARRLTAAHGAFEATMEYRPRSFQHLAGITAYYNTRNWYFLHVTADDDKHAVLRVAGCDRGVLSVDEAGGVPLGDVRRLSLGFDLSGPVLRFRYAVDGDWCPIGVPLDATVLSDEHAEEFEHGQIRSLGFTGAFAGMWAWDLTGGGLPADFDEASWRAAC; encoded by the coding sequence GTGACCTGGTGCGGTGGCGGCCGCTGGGTGGTGCTCTGGACGCCGCACGGCTCCTGGATCTCACCGGGTGCCCCGATTCCGGCGGGGTGTGGGCACCGAACCTCACCTTCACGGACGGCCTGTTCCACCTGGTCTTCAGCAACGTCTCCACCTATGCGGGAGGCTTCACCGACAGCCCCAACTACCTCACCACGGCCCCGGGGATCGAGGGTCCCTGGTCCGATCCGGTGCCGTTGCATGCACGTGGTTTCGACGCGTCCCTCTTCCACGACGGTCCCGACAGCTGGCTGCTGAACCTGGTCCACGACTGGCGGCCGGGACACGGCGGCTCGGCCGGCCTGGAAGCGACCCGCTACGACCGGTCCGCGCGCCGCCTGGTCGGGGATCCCGTGACTGTCGTGCTGCCGCCGCAGGCCGGCTGGATCGAGGGGCCCAACCTGTATCGGATCGGCGGCTGGTACTACCTGCTGACCGCCGACGGCGGCACCGGTTACGACCACCAGGTCACCGTGGCCCGCTCCCGTACTCTCACCGGCCCCTACGAACGTGACCCGCACGGGCCGTTGGTCACCGCCCGTCATCGTCCGGACCTGCCGCTGCAGAAGGCCGGGCACGGCAGTCTCGTCGAGACCGGCGACGGCGCGTGGTTCCTCGCCTACCTCGTGGCCCGACCCGAGGGCCGCCATGGCCCCTGTGTCCTGGGCCGCGAGACCGCGCTGGCGTCCGTCACCTGGACCGCCGACGGGTGGCCGCGTGTCCCGGACAGCCTGCCCGCACTCGACGTCGCGGCCCCTGACCTGGGCCCCGGCGACGACGCGACCGGTGCCGAGAGCGACGACGCCGACGAGGCCGACGGCTTCGAGCAGCCTGTGCTCGGGCCTCAATGGTCCACCCTGCGGCGTCCCGCGACGGACGACTGGGCCTCCCTCTCTGCGCGCCCGTCCCATCTGCGCTTGCACGGCGGCCGCTCGCCGCAGAGCCTGACCGGCCCCAGTCTGGTGGCCCGCCGGCTGACGGCGGCGCACGGCGCGTTCGAGGCGACCATGGAGTACCGGCCGCGGTCCTTCCAGCACCTGGCCGGCATCACCGCGTACTACAACACGCGCAACTGGTACTTCCTGCACGTCACCGCGGACGACGATAAGCATGCCGTGCTGCGTGTGGCCGGCTGCGACCGGGGCGTACTGAGCGTGGACGAGGCCGGGGGAGTACCACTGGGTGACGTGCGCCGTCTGTCCCTCGGCTTCGACCTGAGTGGACCCGTGCTGCGTTTTCGCTACGCCGTCGACGGCGACTGGTGTCCGATCGGCGTGCCCCTTGACGCCACGGTCCTGTCGGATGAGCACGCGGAGGAGTTCGAGCACGGGCAGATCAGGTCTCTCGGTTTCACCGGCGCGTTCGCCGGGATGTGGGCCTGGGATCTCACCGGTGGCGGCCTGCCTGCCGACTTCGACGAGGCGTCCTGGCGCGCGGCCTGTTGA
- a CDS encoding VOC family protein produces MRHTAPQGYTSVAPWVVTDDTGALLDFITAAFEGEEIARVPVEDGTIGHGEIRVGDTVVLAFDRRPDWPVMPSLLRIYVPDADAAVAAAVAHGAQVVTEVSDSAWGDRGGRVRDPLGNIWWVVSRVEDVAPDLAWERMAEPKYAEAMRVAQETLDAELSGRDAGVASPPLRPSP; encoded by the coding sequence ATGAGGCACACCGCACCCCAGGGTTACACCAGTGTGGCGCCGTGGGTGGTCACCGACGACACCGGTGCGCTGCTGGACTTCATCACCGCCGCGTTCGAGGGCGAGGAGATCGCGCGGGTGCCGGTCGAGGACGGCACCATCGGCCATGGCGAGATCCGTGTCGGCGACACGGTCGTCCTGGCCTTCGACCGGCGGCCCGACTGGCCGGTGATGCCCTCGTTGCTGCGGATCTACGTACCCGACGCGGATGCCGCCGTGGCCGCGGCCGTCGCACACGGGGCGCAGGTGGTCACCGAGGTGTCCGACAGCGCGTGGGGGGACCGCGGTGGCCGGGTGCGGGATCCGCTCGGCAACATCTGGTGGGTGGTGAGCCGGGTCGAGGACGTCGCACCCGACCTGGCCTGGGAGCGCATGGCCGAGCCGAAGTATGCCGAGGCGATGCGCGTGGCTCAGGAGACGCTGGACGCCGAGCTGAGCGGCCGGGACGCGGGAGTGGCGAGCCCCCCGCTGCGTCCGAGCCCCTGA
- a CDS encoding NUDIX domain-containing protein produces the protein MTVETQRAVAAAVVVRGERVLLVRRRVAEGALSWQFPAGKIEFEETPGEAAARETEEETGLLVVPQTVLGQRVHPMTGREIHYIACRPVGGQAVVASADEVAGLAWATHGELSQYVPHGLFGPVQNYLDEALLS, from the coding sequence GTGACGGTCGAGACCCAGAGAGCGGTCGCCGCTGCCGTCGTCGTGCGGGGCGAGCGAGTCCTGCTCGTGCGGCGACGTGTGGCGGAAGGGGCGCTCTCGTGGCAGTTCCCGGCAGGGAAGATCGAATTCGAGGAGACTCCCGGGGAAGCCGCAGCACGTGAGACCGAGGAAGAGACCGGGCTCCTGGTGGTGCCCCAGACTGTGCTGGGACAACGGGTGCACCCCATGACAGGCCGGGAGATCCACTACATCGCATGCCGCCCCGTCGGCGGCCAGGCGGTCGTGGCGAGTGCTGATGAGGTGGCCGGCCTGGCCTGGGCCACGCATGGCGAGCTTTCACAGTACGTGCCGCATGGGCTGTTCGGGCCGGTGCAGAACTACCTCGATGAGGCTCTGCTCTCGTGA